A stretch of DNA from Prochlorococcus marinus str. SB:
TTTAAAATGGGCAGGAATACTATGATTAATCATCAAATCTAGAACTATTATCTCTAGGTTTTTTCTTGTTTGTTCCAACGTTATATCTACTATTTAGATTTTTTGAACTTGATCTAACTGAAGAGCTTACTCTACGAGTCTCACGTGGTTTTTTACCTTGATTAGCATCTTTAAATGAAGCATCTTCTACTTGAGCTGTTGAAGTTTGCTGCCTAATAGGGGATCTAGTAGGTTTCTTTCTTAATGGAGAAGAATTAGCAGGAGGAGAGATATTATCTTGTCTAGAAACTGTACGATTCATTCTGGGTCTTGACCCTGTTTTAACTTCATCGCGAGATAAATTTCTTCTTTCACCAAAGTTATTTGTTTCTGGTTGTTTCCTATTTCTATCTTCAGAAGTCTGTCTTCTCCTTCTTATAGGCTCGTCATTTTCAAACTGACTTATTTCCCTTGTAGATGGCCTACTTCTACTTGCTGCTGCAGATGGTATGGCTCTTGAAACATTCCTCCTACTAGATCTACCCTCCACATAGTCTTCTTCAAATTCATCTTCTTGAGGTTTAAATCTTCTAGATGGCCTTTCAGATTCTTCAAACCTATCATAATCGTCACTAAATCGACCTCTAGAATTTCTTGGAAGATCAGAAATAGGATCATCATCAAAATAAGATGACCTTCTAGCTTGATCAGTAGCAACTCCCCTCAATCGCACACTTTCATATGCAAAAAAAACAGTAGTTCCTGCTAATAAAAACTGGCCAAATTGAAGGATAGGATCTAACCTCCAGCCTTGAAAAAATAATATTCCTCCGCACAAAAGTCCAATTGCTGCGAAGAAAACATCATAATCCCGCGCCAAAGCAGGCTTAAAGGACCTCAAAAAATAAAGGCCTCCTCCACATACCGCGAGAACTATACCAACAATACTGGCCCAATTGAGACTAGCATTGACCACATTCTTTCTCCAAAAATTTATTTTTTAAAGGGTTACTTAAATCCCCTATATATATAGTGTACTTAAAACTTCTACAAAAACTAGCGTCTTCCAGTAGAAGTACGATCGAGGGAATCTTTCTGGCTGACAAAAATCAAAAATGCAGTGGCTGGAATAACGATAAGTAAGGCCGCAGCAATAAAACTACCTATCATTCCCACTGCGGAATTATTTGCAACTTCAGCAGAAAAATCTGCGGCTAGTAATAAATTAGAGATTTGAAACACTTTTTAAATATTTAATTCTCAATTTATAATACGAATTAAATACGTTTTAATGGGTTATTTATTAAGATGAGTTAAATAATTGTGATTTCCTTGCTTGTAAACTGCCTCCAAATTTTAGATATTAGTTTAGGAATTTCTCTCTCATATCTTACTATAGTTTTTCTAATAAGATTAATACTTACTTGGTACCCAAAAATTGATTTAAGTAACGGTTTATGGTTATTAGTTTCAATACCATCAAGCTCTATTCTTAATTTAACAAGAAAACTAATTCCTCCTATTGGAGGCGTTGATGTTGGACCCGTAATTTGGATCGGATTTATAAGCTTTTTAAGAGAAGTATTAGTCGGTCAGCAAGGGCTTATAAAACTTGCATTGCATACACATATTTCATAGATTCTTTTAATTATTTATCAGTAATTTGGCAATAATTCTTCTTCTACATATTTAGTATGTATCTTACCCTGCTTAAATTTAGATTTATTCAGTAAGGTTAGATGAAAGTTAATTGTTGTAGGAATACCAGTTACTGCACATTCATTTAAAGCCCTATTCATACGTTTAATTGCAGTGTTACGATCCTTTCCCCAGACTATTAATTTACCAATTAATGAGTCATAGAAAGGAGGGATTTCATAGCCTGTATATACATGACTATCCACCCTTACACCAGGGCCGCCAGGAGGAAGCCACCCAGTTATTTTTCCGGGAGATGGGCGGAAATTGTGAGAAGGATCTTCAGCATTGATTCTACATTCAATGGCATGACCGTTTAAATGGATATCATCCTGATTAAATTCCAAGTTTGCTCCGCTTGCGATTTTAATTTGCTCAGCTATTAAATCAACTCCTGTAACCATTTCAGTAACAGGATGTTCAACTTGAATCCTAGTATTCATTTCCATAAAATAAAAATTATCATCATCATCAACTAAAAATTCAACTGTCCCCGCCCCTTCATAGCCGATACTTTTTGCAGCAGCAATAGCTGCGTTCCCCATTTTTTTTCTTAGCTCAGTATTAATTGCAGGACTAGGAGACTCCTCTAGTAACTTCTGATGTCTTCTTTGAACTGAACAATCTCGCTCTCCTAAATGAACAACATTACCCGACCTGTCGGCCAAAATTTGAATTTCTACATGTCTTGGCTTCTTTATAAATTTCTCCATATATAAACCATCATTACCAAAAGCTGCTTCTGCTTCGCTTTGAGCTGCTTTAAACATTTTTTCTAGATTACCAGAGTTTTCAACCAACCGCATACCTCTTCCACCTCCTCCAGCAGTGGCTTTAATAATTACCGGATAGCCAATATCCTCTGCCAATTTATAAGCCTCATCAACATTTGATAACAAGCCTTTACTACCAGGTACTGTTGGCACTCCAACTGCTTCCATAGTTTCTTTAGCTGTAGATTTATCTCCCATAGATCTAATAGCTTTAGGAGATGGGCCAATAAAAATTATGCCGTGATCATTACACATCTCAGCAAATTTATCATTTTCCGCAAGAAATCCATAACCAGGATGAATAGCATCAACTCCTCTCGATGTAGCAGCAGCAAGTATATTTGGAATATTTAAATAACTCTTATTACTTAATGAATCTCCTACGCAAACCGCCTCATCAGCAAGCTGAACATGCAATGCTTTTTTATCAACAGTGCTAAAGACTGCAACGGTTGCAATACCTAGTTCTCTACAACTTCTGACAATTCGTAAAGCTATTTCTCCACGATTAGCAATTAAAACTTTTTCAACCATTATAAAAATAAATATTGAAGAAATGAAATGACTAAAAATAAAAAATTATTTGCCAAAGTATTCAACAAAATTTTTTAGTGATCAGAGGACATTTTTTACAATACAACCTAAAACGTTATATATGTATAAATATTTGTTTTATGCAATAGAAAAATTATTCATCATATTCAAAAAACTCTTTTCTAACTACATGCTTAATTCAGCTAATAATGTATGATATTTTAAGGTTTAAGCATCCCCAGGCTGTTAAAAAACCCTTTGCGGACGTGGCGGAATTGGTAGACGCGCACGTCTAAGGAGCGTGTGGCTTCGGCCTTGCGAGTTCAAGTCTCGCCGTCCGCATTTAATTTATTTTGGTTTAACTGCAATGAAAAAAGAATCAGTTGCAGTAGTTATAATTTCCAATGGTCCTGGTGAATTAACTACATGGGTAAATCCTGTAGTGGATGAGCTAAGCAAAATAAATAAATCACTATGTGATGAAGATAAACAGGATTTTACTCTTAGGTTAGTCCTTGTTCCTTGCCCAAATGCCACTGGTAAAGAATTTTTAGTTGCAAATTCATGGAATAAATTCGAATTAATTACAAAATCCAAAAGTTTTTGGAAATTATTAATAAAGCCACATTCTTTTGCTCATTGGCCAAAAAAAGGGATAGTTATTTTCCTTGGAGGGGATCAATTTTGGAGCATTTTATTAGCTAAAAGATTAGGTTATTTAAATATCACATATTCTGAATGGGTTTCACGATGGCCTAAATGGACCAATGAAATTGCTGCTATGAATGTAAAAGTAAAAGAGTTAATACCTAAAAGATATAAATATAAATGTAAAGTAATTGGTGATTTGATGGCAGATATCAAACTTAATAGCGAAATATCACTAAGAAATAAAGAAAAAAAACACATTGCATTATTGCCTGGTTCTAAGAAAGCAAAGCTTTCTATTGGAATTCCTTTCTTCTTAGAAGTTGCAGATCATATCGCTAAAGAAAATCAAAATATAAATTTTATAATCCCCATTGCACCAACTACTAATAAAAGTGAATATTTATTTTTTCAAAGCAACAAAAATCCAATTGCTAAATATTACTCATCAAAAATCAAAACAATTAAAAACTTCAAAGACTCTAATTTTGATTATGTAATTGAAACATCAAAAAAAACAAAGATTTATCTAATTAAGAAACATCCTTGCTATGAAATATTAAAAGAATGTGATCTTGCAATTACAACTGTAGGAGCAAATACTGCAGAATTAGCAGCAATTAGTCTTCCAATGTTAGTTGTTCTGCCAACTCAACATTTAAATATGATGAACGCTTGGGATGGCATTACTGGAGTAGTTGGAAAAATTTCATTCATAAATAGATTTATAACTTTTATGATTAAAAATTTTTATTTTAAAAAAAAGAAGTTTTTTGCTTGGCCAAATATTAAAGCTAAAAGAATGATTGTCCCTGAAAGGATAGGTAATATTTCAACAATAAAAATTGCAAAAGAAGTATTATTTCTTATTAAAAATAGAGATCAATTAAAAAGTATTAGGAAAAATCTAAAAAAAGAAAGGGGCGATAAAGGTGCAGCAAAAAAACTTGCTTCTATAATTCTTAATTCAATAAAAAAACTTTAACAATTACCAGGGATCATCAATTTCAAACTTTTCTGATTTTTTATTATCTTGAACTAAATTTTGTTCTTTTAGTGGTTCAATATCTAAAGTTTCAGTTGCATTTTGAATTGGTCTTTTCGAAGCTAAATTAGTAGTTGATTGTTTTTTTTGCTTTAAATCAATATTGTTTTTTTCATCTATTTGATTAACACTATTTTGATTCTGGATCTGATCAGAATCGTCATTATCCATGTATAACTTTTTTCTATTATTTATTTCTTCTTCAGAACCCTCTATTTCAACATATTCAAGTTCATCTTCATAATCATCTTCATAATCATCTTGTTCAACAACTTCTTCATATTCCTCGACCAAATTGTTTTGCTGTGCTGATTCAGAACCTGAAAGTAACTGATTCTCAACAGGTACAAGATTTGCTGAGTATCCATTTACTTCCCTTTCATCCCAAGAAGAACCCCCGACTCCAAGTTTCTCAAGTAGTCCACTACTTAGTTGCTTCAATTTCTCTTCCGCACCTTCATAAACAATAATCCTATCAGTACCACTACTTACAATTTCCTCAACAGGTATTTCCCAAGTACTTAAAACTCCCTCGCCTAAAAGCGGAACACCAACAGCACCCATAACAAGAGATATCAAATCCCCAGTCTCAATATCAAAAGAAAAGCCAAGAACTCTTCCCAGAAGTTGTCCAGATTCTGTAATCACTTGACAATTAATTACATTCCCATACCTTTCTGGAGAAAAACTTTCACTCAAAGAATCTAGGGAGTCAACTAATATGACATCTCCAACTTGCTTTATACTTTCTAAAGGCATCCATTTTGGCAAACCTGGTAAAAATCTTGTAAGTGGATTATCTCTTAGTCCCAAAGCGACCACCTCTCTTCTATCAATATCAACAACAACCTCGCCAACTACGCCTAGCCGCCTACCAGTATCAGTAGTTATCACTTGTGTTCCCATTAATTCTGACCTTAACCATAAACGTTCCCTAGGAACCGAGTTAGGGAGATTCTTATTAGCAGATGTGTTAGACAAGCTCATAAATTTCTTTTTATCATTCTGACGTATAAATTTAAAAAAGTGTGTTTATGCAGCATTTGGTAACCCAAGAACTTGTGTATTAGCACCTCTTGCTTGCGCAACCCCAATTGTTCGTTCAGATGCACTAATCATAGGTCTTCTATGACTTACGACTATAAATTGAGCATTTGATGACTGATTTGATATTAGTTGTGACAACCTTTCAACATTAATACCATCTAAAAAACTATCAACCTCGTCTAATGCATAAAAAGGTGAAGGCTTATATTTTTGCAAAGCAAATAAAAAACTTAAGGCAGTTAACGATTTTTCACCACCTGACATAGACGCTAATCTTCTGACATTTTTTCCCTTGGGATGAGCCACTAAAGTTAATCCTCCTTCTAAAGGAGAATTAGGATTTTCAAGTTGAAGAAATCCATCTCCATCAGATAAATTTGCAAAAATTTCTCTAAAATGTCTATCAACTTCTGTAAATGCTTGCATAAAAGCTTCTTGACGCATCGTAGATACAGTTTCTATTCTCAGCAATAATTCAGATCTTTCATTAGATAGAATTTCTAATTTTTCTCGCAAACCATTTAATCTCTCAATTAACTCTTCTAGTTCATCAAGAGCCAACATATTGACAGGTTCTAAGCTTTCTAGTTTTGCATTTATAATCGAAATTTCTGATTGCAAAGATTCAAGACTCTTCCCTTCATATTCTCCAAACTCCGGGGAAGGATGAGGTAGATCTTTTTTATAATTTTCTAATTTTATTTTCTCACTCCTCATCTCTTCTTTAAGGGAATTCATATCCCTTTCAAGATATTCAAGCTTCAACAAATAGTTATTATATTCTTGCCTTTTATTTGAAATTGAAGAGTTTAATTCATCTCTTTTCCTTCTCAATAAACCTAAATTCTTCTCTAGAGAATTTTTTTGATTATCGAGATCTGAAAGCTCTTTTTTAAATTGATCTCTTTTTTCTATCCATTCACTATGAGCAATTGCGAGTTGTTTAATAGATTCCTGCAAGTTTTTTTCTTGTAGTAAAGTAATTTTTAATGAATTATTGATACGCTCTTTATTTAAAGCAAATTGATTCTTTTTATCTAGTAATGTATTTCTCTCTTTAATAAGTAATTCAAGTTTTTTATCAAGATTATTAAAATCGTCATTAAAAGCTATTAATGATGATTTTTGATTTTTTTCATAATTTGCCTTTTGAATGGTTTGTAGTTGATCAAACTTATCGTGATAAGGCTTCAATTGATTTTTTAAATGACCTAACTCGTTAACTAATAAATTATTAGCAGTATCAAGTTTATTTAATCTCGATTTACAATCCTCAATTCTTTGCGAGACAGCTTTAAGAGAATCTTTATTGACTTCAATTTCTTTATTAAATGAGGCACAATCCTCAATTATTTCACTACGGTTAGAATTTAATAAACTAAGTCTATTATTTTTTAGTATCAAATCATTATTTGACTCTTTTAAAGCTTCTTCGATAACTAATAATCTTTCTTTTATAGGACTAGAATCATCAATATCATTATTAATTCCAAACCTATAAGCCAAATCTTTATTTAACTTACTGCCTCCTGTAATAGCACCACTTGCTTCTAATAATTCACCACTTAAGGTAACCAACCTATTTTTTTGAGTAGATAACCTAGCTGAGGATAAGTCTGAAAAAACCAAAGTATCTCCAAAAACATATCGAAAAACATCTGAATAAACTTCATCAAAAGTAATTAGATTAATAGCTTTATCAATAAATCCATTCTCCCTGTTATTTTCAAATCTTGAAATTGCATAATTCTTTTTTTGACTTTTAATTCTATTTAAAGGTAAAAAAGTTAATCTTCCCGCTTTCTTCTTTTTAAGAATTTCAATTGCTTTTGCAGCAATATGATCATTATCAACAACAATTTGTCCTAACCTATTTCCAGCAGCAATTTCTAGTGCATATCTATTTTTCTCACTTACCTCTCCAAGTTGAGCTACATAACCATGTATACCCTCTAACCCTGCCTCTAAAAGAATTCTGAGAGCATATGAACCTCTAGATTCATTTAAAGCTTCCTTCCTGCTTTCGAATCTAGATAAATCCTTTTCAAGCCTTAATTGCTCGTTATTTAGCCTTGATTTAGTTTTCATTAATAAATCGATTTCATTTTTTAAAGAATTAATTTCTGCGCTATTACTTGCCAAGTTTTTTTTCTTTATATCCGATGTCTCTTTTTTTCTTTGATTTCCCTGAACAAGTTTCTGCTTTTCTAAATCTAAGGATTCGATCTGTGACAATATCTCATCTTTTTGAATATTGTTTTGAATAGCTTCTTCTTCAATTTTCCTTTTTTTTATTTCCAAAGGATTAATTTGATTTTTTATACTTTCAAGCTCAGCATTTAATTTGATACTTTGTTTTGAGAATTCTCCAGATTCTCCAGCCGCATCAGAAAGTTTTTTTCTTGATAGTTTGTGTTTTAAAGTGAGATCATCAATTTGCAAGTTCAATTGATTTAAAAAATTAACATCAAAATTTTCTTGTCTCATCTTTTCTGACTCGATATTCCTCTTAGAAATTGCAATTTCATCTCTCTGTTTTTGTAATTTAATACCTTCTTCTTTATTCAGAATTGATATCCTATCGAGTTCTCTCAAGCTAGAATTAATACTTCCAATATCAGAATTAACTTTTATCAAAGTATCCTCTCCTTTCTCCTTAAGCTCATCAACAAGTATTTTCAAAGCATCTTCTAAAACGGATATTTCTTTACTAATAGATTCTTTTTGTTTATTAAATAAGATTTTATTTTTTTCAATTTCACTTTCTTTTTTTTCTATAGATTCAACATGCTTTACTTGTTTTTCAAAAATAAGAACTTTCTCTAATTCTGTTATTTGTAATAGTTTTGCCTTTAACTCTTTATATTGCTTTGCTTTTTCACATTCTTTTTCAAGCTTATTTTTACTAGATTGCAATTCATTTTCTAAAATTTCACATCTTTCTTGTCTTTCGAAAACGTCATTTAATTTTGCATTAGTTTGTTCTATTCTTGTGTCAAAAAGTGCCACTCCTGCTAATTCATCAATAAGATTTCTCCTCTCCTTATTATTCATTGATACTATTCTTGTTACATCACCCTGCATAACAACATTGCTGCCCTCAGGATCAACACTGATATCTCTTAATATTCTCTGTATTTGTTGCAAGGTACATTGTTTTCCATCAGAAGTATAAGTAGAAGCATAAGAACCACCTGGCATAAGCCTCAATTTTCTAGAAACTAACCATTCTTTTTGACCTTTACTAAGGGCAATTTCTTCTTCTTCTAGTTCCAAAGGCAGAAGGTCCTCTCTGGGAGACCAATCTTGAATATTAAATTTTACCGATACAGATGTTTCTGATGACTTACCCTCTTTAACTTTGGAGTTATTTATTAGATCTGGTAATCTTTCAGCCCTCATACCTCTACTATTAGCTAGACCTAAACAAAATAAAATTCCATCTAAAATATTACTTTTCCCAGAACCGTTAGGACCCGTAACCACGGTGAAACCTTCTTCAAGAGGTATTTTTACATTTCCCCCAAAAGATTTAAAATTTTCAAACTCGACCTGATTGATATGTACCAATCTCAAGTCTCAATAGCTAAATAAGAATAACTAATTTGCAAAAATTCTCAATAGGAATATTACGTTTATTTATAAATGAATATTAATAACTTTTGCACAATCTGCAAAAATTGCCCGAAATTTCAAACAAGCCATAAAGAAGTTCACCATCCAAAATGAATCTATAATGTTCAGAGTCCAATTTATCTGAAACACTTTTAAATATTCCATGATCAATTCTTTTTACAAATCCTCTATTATCAGAAAGTTCATGTTCTATCCTAGATAACCATACAAGTCTATGATTTGGCTGCTTAATAATTTCTATAGAAGCTTGATTTAATAAAGGTAGTTTTAAAAATTTCCAAGTTAAACAATCTATGCCATTTTCAACAAGAAAATCATAATGAATATCGAACGAGTTAGCAGAATAGACTTTATGTTCAAGCAAAACCCATTTATTCATTTTCAAATTAATAAATAAATCGAATCTATTTTAAAAAACAAAGTTTAAATAAAAATATATTGTATTAAAGATGATGGTTCCTGTTATTTAATTACCTGCATCAGGTACAAATCTTAAAGCAATGAATAGCAAACTTCCAGCTCCTGCAATAGCTGCAGCTATTAATCCAAAATCTGTAGGAATTGTGCGAGATGCAAAAATTAAGGATGCAAATGTAATATCCATGATGAAATTTAAACTCATTTAATAAATTCAGTAATAGCTTAACAAAACCTTCTTGCAGAACAGAGTAGATAAATAAAATGTAAATAAACTTTTATATGTTTTTATTCTATCTTAATCGAACAATTCTTTAGAAAAGGGTTCCAAATTAAGAAAATAGGGTCTAATCTTAAAATAAATTAAGTTTAAATAATGGAGACTTACCATCCTCCCAAAGAACTAGAAGAAAAAGAAAATAACTCTGATCTTCCTGAAAAAGAAGTTATTTCGGAAAAATGGTTACTTGAAAAAATTGACAGTTTAATACCTTTAATAAAAGAAAAATGGCCTAACATTGCACAACAAACCCTTGAAGCCACAAAAGGGAGTATTGATGATTTAGTTGAAGTAATAGCTAGCCATAGTGGAACCTCAGTAATTGGAATAAAAAGTCAACTATTTGAAATTATTGATTCAATAAGAGAAAACAATTGGGAAATATCAGAAAAAATTGAACCTATCGAAAGTCAATTAGAAGAATTATTAGAAGAACTTAATAATACACTTAGACCAAAAATAGAAAATCCAATAAGAGAAAAACCACTTTTATCTATTGCTATTGCGGCTGGTATTGGTTTACTAATAGGAACTCTCCTTAACAGTGGCAGAAAATAATATGGAAAAACCAAAAAATAAAAACTTTGCAAGTACCGCCTCGAGAATTTCAGCGATCGCAAGCTCAGTGATGGATTTGCATGTAAGAATAGCTCTTCAAGAAGTAGATAGAGAAAAAAGAAGATTAATTAGTGGTGGAATATTTTTAGCAATTGGAAGTACATTATTATTATTAGTGCTAATTTGCATCCATATTATTTTTTATCTTTTTTTAACGAAATATAATAACTGGAATATTGAATATAATTTATTACTTATGATATTTATAGATTTATTTCTTGCAGGCATAAGTTTAAAGCTTGGAGGAAAATTAGCTAAAGGACCTTATCTTCCTCAAACATTAGAGGGTTTAGGCAAGACAACAAAGGCAGTTTTAGGCAAAAAATAAATTACCTTATTAAGTACTTTATCCATCTACAATCTATTCCCCCATTGCTAACGGGAATTTTCAATGAAGATTTCATTTTCAAATATTTTGTTAGTTTTGGATTTCCACTTAGCAGCCAAAATTCCCAACCTGAAAAATTGTTCTTTAGAAAGATTCCCATTTGTTCATATAAACAAATCAATTCATTTTCATCGCCTAATTTTTTGCCGTATGGAGGATTACATATGATTATCCCAGGTGTGGAACTTAATTGGAGTGCTAAAAAATCATTATTTATAATCTCAATATAATTTTCGAGTCCAGCTAATGATATGTTTACATTCGCCTGCTCAAAAACCTTTTTATTAATTTCACACCCTATTATTGTTGGTAATTTTTCATAATTTATAATTTTATTTTTTGCCTTATTTTTTTCATTTAGATAAATATCTTTCCTAAAGTCCAACCAATTCTCAAAAAGATATACCTGATCAATATTTATAGGAACTCCAAGGAATTGGTTGACTGCCTCAATTAAAAAAGTACCCGAGCCACACATAAAATCTATTAATGGAACTTTGCCATTCCATTGAGTCATATTTATCAATCCAGAAGCTAAATTTTCTTTTAATGGAGCATTGCCAATTGCGGGTCTATAGCCTCTTTTGTGTAAGCTTTCTACGCTGCTTTGAAGACTGAGAATTGCTTTATTATTTTTTAAATGCAGATGAATTATAAAATCAGGATTATCTAAAGAAATATTTGATCTTTTATTCCAAACTGCCTGTTGCAAATCAGTTATAGAATTTTTTACTTCAAGAGCTGTGAAATGAGTATGCCTTAAAGAAGATGTTTTCCCAGTTACTTGAACATTAAACGTTTTATCAAAGTGCAACCAATTTAACCAATCAAATGAATCTCTAACACCCGCATATAAAGATTGCTTGTCATAGCAATTAAAACATGCAATTTCTCTATAAAAACGAAAAGCTAATCTGGAATAGAAATGAACTCTATAGAAAGTTTCAAAATCACATTCAAAATTAATAAATCTTTGATAAGTATTAATATTAAAGCCGCCTAAATTTGAAATTTCTTCTGCTAAAGATTTCTCTAGTCCCTCCGGAGATGATGCCACTACATTCATATACGATAAAACTTAGTAAAAAAACTATTCAATAACCATTTTGCCTGTCAGAATATAAATGTCCAATTGGACTAGGTGATCTCAACCGATGTTTCGGACAGCGGTTCGATTCCGCTCAACTCCACTATTTGGGGTTGTAATGGTTTCGACGGGGCATAAGGAAGGTGACTGAAGCCGGCTCGGTTAGAGCAAAAACACAAATGCTAACAAAATCGTTAGTTTCTCCCGTCAAACAGCACCAGTTGCTGCTTGATCCTAAAGGAGATGGGGTTATGTCAGCCTTATCAACCAAATGATACGAGGAGTCTGGAAGGACTCCACTTTTTTAAATAACTAAGAAGTTGTAATAGATAATTTATTAGCGTGTAAATATTGCTGCAAATGCTTGTATTAAAAAGAATTTTTTTAATTTTATAAGTATAAATACTGAGAAGATAAGTTTTAAATTAATTTATCTTATTAAAAAATCGAATCTTGCAAAATGGAATCTAATAAAAAACTGAATGACTTGATAATAAATCTCAAACCAAAAGTCATAAGGTTCACTGGCGAAAAATTTCCCAATGAACTATGGAATAGTGGTTGTCAAATAAAAAAAAATAAAAAAATATCTAGCTAAAAATTTAATTAAATGCTTGAAAAAGGATTTTTAGGCATTTTTTTTAAACATTTTTTTGATAATTCCTGAAGTACTTTAAATTCACTTTTATTTAAATTCCACTTGAACACATTCGATACATCTATAACTTGAGATTTTTTTCGCATTCCAACAAGCGGAATAGCTCCTTGATAACAGCACCAATTAATTGCTACTTGCGCTTGGGAAACTGATCTTTTATTTGCAATTCTTTTTAAACACCTCCGCAATTCATATGTTGGTTTTTTATAGTTTTCAAATAATGTATTGCGAATAAAACTCTTTTCTTTATTATGTTCTTTATCTGGATCAATACAAAGTATTCCAAAGGACAAAGGACTATAAGCAAAGAAATCAATATTATTTTCGTCGCAAATTTTTTTTACTTGA
This window harbors:
- a CDS encoding YggT family protein codes for the protein MLVNCLQILDISLGISLSYLTIVFLIRLILTWYPKIDLSNGLWLLVSIPSSSILNLTRKLIPPIGGVDVGPVIWIGFISFLREVLVGQQGLIKLALHTHIS
- the psbX gene encoding photosystem II reaction center X protein; this encodes MFQISNLLLAADFSAEVANNSAVGMIGSFIAAALLIVIPATAFLIFVSQKDSLDRTSTGRR
- a CDS encoding PRC-barrel domain-containing protein gives rise to the protein MSLSNTSANKNLPNSVPRERLWLRSELMGTQVITTDTGRRLGVVGEVVVDIDRREVVALGLRDNPLTRFLPGLPKWMPLESIKQVGDVILVDSLDSLSESFSPERYGNVINCQVITESGQLLGRVLGFSFDIETGDLISLVMGAVGVPLLGEGVLSTWEIPVEEIVSSGTDRIIVYEGAEEKLKQLSSGLLEKLGVGGSSWDEREVNGYSANLVPVENQLLSGSESAQQNNLVEEYEEVVEQDDYEDDYEDELEYVEIEGSEEEINNRKKLYMDNDDSDQIQNQNSVNQIDEKNNIDLKQKKQSTTNLASKRPIQNATETLDIEPLKEQNLVQDNKKSEKFEIDDPW
- a CDS encoding glycosyl transferase — translated: MKKESVAVVIISNGPGELTTWVNPVVDELSKINKSLCDEDKQDFTLRLVLVPCPNATGKEFLVANSWNKFELITKSKSFWKLLIKPHSFAHWPKKGIVIFLGGDQFWSILLAKRLGYLNITYSEWVSRWPKWTNEIAAMNVKVKELIPKRYKYKCKVIGDLMADIKLNSEISLRNKEKKHIALLPGSKKAKLSIGIPFFLEVADHIAKENQNINFIIPIAPTTNKSEYLFFQSNKNPIAKYYSSKIKTIKNFKDSNFDYVIETSKKTKIYLIKKHPCYEILKECDLAITTVGANTAELAAISLPMLVVLPTQHLNMMNAWDGITGVVGKISFINRFITFMIKNFYFKKKKFFAWPNIKAKRMIVPERIGNISTIKIAKEVLFLIKNRDQLKSIRKNLKKERGDKGAAKKLASIILNSIKKL
- a CDS encoding Ycf66 family protein, with the protein product MVNASLNWASIVGIVLAVCGGGLYFLRSFKPALARDYDVFFAAIGLLCGGILFFQGWRLDPILQFGQFLLAGTTVFFAYESVRLRGVATDQARRSSYFDDDPISDLPRNSRGRFSDDYDRFEESERPSRRFKPQEDEFEEDYVEGRSSRRNVSRAIPSAAASRSRPSTREISQFENDEPIRRRRQTSEDRNRKQPETNNFGERRNLSRDEVKTGSRPRMNRTVSRQDNISPPANSSPLRKKPTRSPIRQQTSTAQVEDASFKDANQGKKPRETRRVSSSVRSSSKNLNSRYNVGTNKKKPRDNSSRFDD
- the accC gene encoding acetyl-CoA carboxylase biotin carboxylase subunit, coding for MVEKVLIANRGEIALRIVRSCRELGIATVAVFSTVDKKALHVQLADEAVCVGDSLSNKSYLNIPNILAAATSRGVDAIHPGYGFLAENDKFAEMCNDHGIIFIGPSPKAIRSMGDKSTAKETMEAVGVPTVPGSKGLLSNVDEAYKLAEDIGYPVIIKATAGGGGRGMRLVENSGNLEKMFKAAQSEAEAAFGNDGLYMEKFIKKPRHVEIQILADRSGNVVHLGERDCSVQRRHQKLLEESPSPAINTELRKKMGNAAIAAAKSIGYEGAGTVEFLVDDDDNFYFMEMNTRIQVEHPVTEMVTGVDLIAEQIKIASGANLEFNQDDIHLNGHAIECRINAEDPSHNFRPSPGKITGWLPPGGPGVRVDSHVYTGYEIPPFYDSLIGKLIVWGKDRNTAIKRMNRALNECAVTGIPTTINFHLTLLNKSKFKQGKIHTKYVEEELLPNY